From Xanthomonas sp. 10-10:
GGCGCCTTGCTCGATGCGCAGATCCTGGCCGATGTGTACATCGCGCTGACCTCGGGCCAGGAGGAGATCGGCTTTGCCAGCGCCGATGCCGGCCAGAACAGTAATGAGAACAACGGCATGATCGCGTTCGACCCTGCGTTGCTGCTGCCGCGCCCGCGCGTGATGGTGACTGCGTCGGAATCGCAGGCGCACGAGGCGCGGTTGGCGCAGCTGCGCAAGAAGGCCGGACGCGCGCTGTGGGACGCGCCTGTCGAAGAGAGCGCTGTCGCCGGCTGAAGTGGCGCTGCACCCTTGCCGCGCCGGCAACGGGTGCAGCGCATGATCAGGACGTCGTGAGGTTCTGTCGCGCGTTCGAGGGCCGGCCTCGACGCTGTCTTGCCGTGCTCAGTAGCTACGCACCAGGATCGCGGTGATGTTGTCCGAACCGCCGCCATCCAGTGCCGCGGCGACCAGGCATTCCACGCACTCCTGTGCGCTGCAGTCCGCTTGCGACAGGGTTGCCGCAATCGCCGCATCGTCCACTTCTTCGGTCAGCCCATCGCTGCAGAGCAACAGTTGCATGCCGGATTTGAGCTCGCCCTGCATGGTGGCAACGTTGAGATGGACCGGATCGGTGACGCCCAGTGCCTGGGTCACCACGTTGCGATGCGGATGCGCACGCGCCTGCTCGCTGGTGAGCGTGCCTTGGGCGATGAGTTCCTGCACGTAACTATGGTCCTGACTCAGCTGTGCCAGGCGCCCGTCGCGCCACAGGTACGCACGGCTGTCGCCGACCCAGGCCACCTCGAAACGCTGGCCCAACACGCGTGCGGCAACCACGGTGGTGCCCATCGGCAAGGTGTCGTTGCAGCGGCGCGAGGTCTTGATGATCTCTTCGTCGGCGATGCGCACGGCCTGCGCGAGCGGGGTGCCGGCGCGGACTTCGCGCACGATGGTTTCGCGTGCCAGCGCGCTGGCGACTTCGCCGCAGGCATGTCCGCCCATGCCATCGGCCACCAGCCACAGCCCCAGCTCGCTGTCGCCGTAGTACGTGTCCTCATTGAGGTCACGGCGCAGGCCGACATGGGTAAGGTGTCCGAATTCGAGCATGAGGGCGGGTCGCCAGGGAGAGGATGCGTGCCCATCATCGCGGCCCGGCCGGCCAGCGGCAACAGAGCGCTCGCGCCAGTCGCAGTGCCGGTTCACGCCGCGCCGACACCCGGGCGGTGGAGCGCTGGCCCGGGCCGCTTGTGGCCTGGCGCGTGTGCCCGTATGATGCACGGCCCCAGGACACTGGGGACCATCTGGAGAGGTGGCAGAGCGGTTGAATGTACCTGACTCGAAATCAGGCAGGCGTTTATAGCGCCTCGGGGGTTCGAATCCCCCCCTCTCCGCCAGATTGAGGCAAGCAGTTGCGCCAGTGGCGCGTGAGTGTTGCCGGCGTCATTGGGAGGGTGAGAAGCCCCAGGTTCGACAGGCAGCATCGCTGTCTGCACGGCGAAGCCGCCCGCAGGGCAAAGGCACACAGTGCCGGGCGAATCCCCTTCTGACGTCAGATTCGCATCAGCCCCCGCAAGGGGGCTTTTGTTTATGTGCCGCCACCGCCCGTTGCTGCGATGGCTACAATCCGCTCGATATCCGTTGGAGGCCTGTCATGTCCGAGATCCTGGTACCTGTGTCCTTTGGCGAGCTGCTCGACAAGATCGCGATCCTGCAGATCAAGTCCGAGCGCATGAGCGACCCCGCCAAGCTGGCCAATGTGCGCAGCGAGCTGTCCGCGCTGGAGACCAGCTGGATGGCGCATCCGGCCGCCGGCCACGACATCGTGCGTCTGCGTGCCGCGCTCAAGGCCGTCAACGAGCGGCTATGGGTGATCGAGGACGACATCCGGCTCAAGGAGCAGGCGCAGAGCTTCGACGACGGCTTCGTGCAGCTGGCGCGCAGCGTCTATATCGAAAACGACGAGCGCGCGCGGATCAAGAAGGAAATCAACCTGGCGCTGGGTTCTTCGTACGTGGAAGAGAAGTCCTACCAGGACTATCGCGCGACCGGCGCCTGAGCGGA
This genomic window contains:
- a CDS encoding PP2C family serine/threonine-protein phosphatase, which translates into the protein MLEFGHLTHVGLRRDLNEDTYYGDSELGLWLVADGMGGHACGEVASALARETIVREVRAGTPLAQAVRIADEEIIKTSRRCNDTLPMGTTVVAARVLGQRFEVAWVGDSRAYLWRDGRLAQLSQDHSYVQELIAQGTLTSEQARAHPHRNVVTQALGVTDPVHLNVATMQGELKSGMQLLLCSDGLTEEVDDAAIAATLSQADCSAQECVECLVAAALDGGGSDNITAILVRSY
- a CDS encoding DUF6165 family protein; translated protein: MSEILVPVSFGELLDKIAILQIKSERMSDPAKLANVRSELSALETSWMAHPAAGHDIVRLRAALKAVNERLWVIEDDIRLKEQAQSFDDGFVQLARSVYIENDERARIKKEINLALGSSYVEEKSYQDYRATGA